In one Choloepus didactylus isolate mChoDid1 chromosome 1, mChoDid1.pri, whole genome shotgun sequence genomic region, the following are encoded:
- the CFAP410 gene encoding cilia- and flagella-associated protein 410 isoform X1, with protein MKLTRKMVLARAKASELDSVRKLNCWGSRLTDISICREMPSLEVMTLSVNSVSSLEAVSQCQQLSELYLRRNCIPSLAELFHLKDLPRLRVLWLAENPCCGANPHLYRMTVLRNLPGLQKLDNQAVTEEELSRALMEGDEITAAPSPAGPQNGSPGPSHALGSEDGPGETGRVALCYSEGTSSAQEQGGPKPPSQFPFPAFPQREAASSWRSRNNVLTAILLLLRELDAEGLQAVQQTVGSRLQALLRQEPQEDTQ; from the exons ATGAAGCTGACGCGGAAGATGGTCCTGGCGCGGGCCAAGGCCTCGGAGCTGGACAGCGTGCGGAAGCTCAACTGCTG GGGCAGCCGCCTCACAGAT ATTTCCATCTGCCGGGAGATGCCCAGCCTGGAAGTGATGACCCTCAG CGTCAACAGCGTGTCGAGCCTGGAGGCGGTGAGCCAGTGCCAGCAGCTGAGCGAGCTCTACCTGCGCAGGAACTGCATCCCCAGCCTGGCCGAGCTCTTCCACCTGAAGGACCTGCCGCGCCTCAGGGTGCTGTGGCTGGCCGAGAACCCCTGCTGCGGGGCCAACCCCCACCTGTACCGCATGACCGTGCTGCGCAACCTGCCCGGCCTGCAGAAGCTGGACAACCAGG CTGTGACCGAGGAGGAGCTGTCCCGAGCCCTGATGGAAGGGGACGAGATCACGGCCGCCCCCTCCCCAGCGGGCCCCCAGAACGGCAGCCCCGGCCCCTCCCATGCCCTGGGCTCCGAGGACGGCCCCGGGGAGACGGGCCGGGTGGCGCTGTGCTACAGCGAGGGGACCAG CAGTGCACAGGAGCAGGGGGGCCCGAAGCCGCCCTCGCAGTTCCCGTTTCCTGCCTTCCCCCAGAGAGAGGCCGCGAGCAGCTGGAGGAGCAGG AACAACGTCCTGACGGCCATCCTGCTGCTGCTGAGGGAGCTGGACGCAGAGGGGCTGCAGGCCGTGCAGCAGACTGTGGGCAGCCGGCTCCAGGCCCTGCTCCGGCAGGAGCCACAGGAGGACACCCAGTGA
- the CFAP410 gene encoding cilia- and flagella-associated protein 410 isoform X2, whose protein sequence is MKLTRKMVLARAKASELDSVRKLNCWGSRLTDISICREMPSLEVMTLSVNSVSSLEAVSQCQQLSELYLRRNCIPSLAELFHLKDLPRLRVLWLAENPCCGANPHLYRMTVLRNLPGLQKLDNQAVTEEELSRALMEGDEITAAPSPAGPQNGSPGPSHALGSEDGPGETGRVALCYSEGTSAQEQGGPKPPSQFPFPAFPQREAASSWRSRNNVLTAILLLLRELDAEGLQAVQQTVGSRLQALLRQEPQEDTQ, encoded by the exons ATGAAGCTGACGCGGAAGATGGTCCTGGCGCGGGCCAAGGCCTCGGAGCTGGACAGCGTGCGGAAGCTCAACTGCTG GGGCAGCCGCCTCACAGAT ATTTCCATCTGCCGGGAGATGCCCAGCCTGGAAGTGATGACCCTCAG CGTCAACAGCGTGTCGAGCCTGGAGGCGGTGAGCCAGTGCCAGCAGCTGAGCGAGCTCTACCTGCGCAGGAACTGCATCCCCAGCCTGGCCGAGCTCTTCCACCTGAAGGACCTGCCGCGCCTCAGGGTGCTGTGGCTGGCCGAGAACCCCTGCTGCGGGGCCAACCCCCACCTGTACCGCATGACCGTGCTGCGCAACCTGCCCGGCCTGCAGAAGCTGGACAACCAGG CTGTGACCGAGGAGGAGCTGTCCCGAGCCCTGATGGAAGGGGACGAGATCACGGCCGCCCCCTCCCCAGCGGGCCCCCAGAACGGCAGCCCCGGCCCCTCCCATGCCCTGGGCTCCGAGGACGGCCCCGGGGAGACGGGCCGGGTGGCGCTGTGCTACAGCGAGGGGACCAG TGCACAGGAGCAGGGGGGCCCGAAGCCGCCCTCGCAGTTCCCGTTTCCTGCCTTCCCCCAGAGAGAGGCCGCGAGCAGCTGGAGGAGCAGG AACAACGTCCTGACGGCCATCCTGCTGCTGCTGAGGGAGCTGGACGCAGAGGGGCTGCAGGCCGTGCAGCAGACTGTGGGCAGCCGGCTCCAGGCCCTGCTCCGGCAGGAGCCACAGGAGGACACCCAGTGA
- the CFAP410 gene encoding cilia- and flagella-associated protein 410 isoform X3: MPSLEVMTLSVNSVSSLEAVSQCQQLSELYLRRNCIPSLAELFHLKDLPRLRVLWLAENPCCGANPHLYRMTVLRNLPGLQKLDNQAVTEEELSRALMEGDEITAAPSPAGPQNGSPGPSHALGSEDGPGETGRVALCYSEGTSSAQEQGGPKPPSQFPFPAFPQREAASSWRSRNNVLTAILLLLRELDAEGLQAVQQTVGSRLQALLRQEPQEDTQ; the protein is encoded by the exons ATGCCCAGCCTGGAAGTGATGACCCTCAG CGTCAACAGCGTGTCGAGCCTGGAGGCGGTGAGCCAGTGCCAGCAGCTGAGCGAGCTCTACCTGCGCAGGAACTGCATCCCCAGCCTGGCCGAGCTCTTCCACCTGAAGGACCTGCCGCGCCTCAGGGTGCTGTGGCTGGCCGAGAACCCCTGCTGCGGGGCCAACCCCCACCTGTACCGCATGACCGTGCTGCGCAACCTGCCCGGCCTGCAGAAGCTGGACAACCAGG CTGTGACCGAGGAGGAGCTGTCCCGAGCCCTGATGGAAGGGGACGAGATCACGGCCGCCCCCTCCCCAGCGGGCCCCCAGAACGGCAGCCCCGGCCCCTCCCATGCCCTGGGCTCCGAGGACGGCCCCGGGGAGACGGGCCGGGTGGCGCTGTGCTACAGCGAGGGGACCAG CAGTGCACAGGAGCAGGGGGGCCCGAAGCCGCCCTCGCAGTTCCCGTTTCCTGCCTTCCCCCAGAGAGAGGCCGCGAGCAGCTGGAGGAGCAGG AACAACGTCCTGACGGCCATCCTGCTGCTGCTGAGGGAGCTGGACGCAGAGGGGCTGCAGGCCGTGCAGCAGACTGTGGGCAGCCGGCTCCAGGCCCTGCTCCGGCAGGAGCCACAGGAGGACACCCAGTGA